From a single Stomoxys calcitrans chromosome 4, idStoCalc2.1, whole genome shotgun sequence genomic region:
- the LOC106090522 gene encoding uncharacterized protein LOC106090522, whose translation MNDYKETVTEDHIKLVESINNRVNSIYKQLSEFEECIDPNTSEDFGDSYNKIMDLLESLDDIQEAAQMLRPYNLNLRLRQQSLDEQIKCLEQSVHLMKLETGKMSKNPEEMGE comes from the exons ATGAACGATTACAAGGAGACTGTGACAGAGGATCATATAAAATTG GTAGAAAGTATAAATAATCGAGTCAACAGTATATACAAACAATTATCAGAATTTGAAGAGTGCATAGATCCTAACACTTCCGAAGACTTTGGTGAttcttataataaaataatggaCCTTTTGGAATCACTGGATGACATACAGGAAGCGGCACAAATGCTAAGGCCATACAATTTGAATCTACGCCTACGACAGCAATCATTAGATGAGCAAATCAAATGTTTGGAACAATCTGTACATTTAATGAAACTAGAAACGgggaaaatgtcaaaaaatcccGAAGAAATGGGAGAGTAA